GAGGACCCGCCAGCGCTGGATGGCGTTTTCCCCTTCCGCCACCAAGGCCACAATGGGGCCGGAGCTCATGTAGTCGGTGAGGCTGTCAAAGAAGGCCCGCTCCCGGTGCACGGCATAGAAGGCCTGGGCCTGCTCCTTGGTGAGGCGCAGGCGCTTCAAGGCCACGATGGTGAGGCCGGCCACCTCCAGGCGCTTTAAGATCTCGCCGGTGAGCCCTCGTTCCACCGCGTCCGGTTTGATGATCGCCAAGGTCCGCTCCACGGCCATAATATCTCCTTTGGAAAGTCACTTGCGGGGAATTCAGTATCTGTCGGGTCCGGTCGCCGGCCACGGCCAGGCCACCGGCCCGGGATCATTTGTCCACTGTGCCGAAATGGTCGAATTGCAGGGTGAAGGTACCCCGCCCCTGGGTCAGCGACCGCAGGGCGGTGGCATAGCCGAACATGGCGCCCAAGGGGGCCTTGGCGGTGATGATCCTCACCGGCCCCTTGGCGGTGAGCTGCTCGGTCTTGCCCTTGCGGGCGTGGAGGTCGCCCAAAACCTCGCCGGTGAACTCCTCGGGCACGATGATCTCCACCTTCATGATGGGCTCCAGGAGCACCGGCCGGGCCTGGGCCACGGCCTGCTTCACCGCGGTCATGGCGGCCACCCTGAAGGCCATGTCGCTGGCCTGGCCTTCCCGCACCTGGGCGTCCACCAGGGCCACGGCGATGTCCTCCGCCGGGTGGCCGAAGGCCGGACCCCCCGCCAGGGCCTCTTTCACCGCCTGCTCAATCACCGGCACAAAGGGGGCGGCAGGATGGTCCTCCGGCAAAAAGGAGGTGAAGGAGTTGCCGGCGCCCCGGGAGCGGGGGGAGAGGCTCAGGCGCACCGCGGCAAAATGCTGTTTGCCCGCCAGCTCCCGGTCGAAGGTGCCGGTCTCCTCCACCGCCTGGGTGATGGTCTCCCGATAGACCACCTGAGGCCGCCCGGCCCGGATGCGGGTGTGGAATTCCCGCTCCAGGCGATGCTGCACCACCTCCAGGTGGAGCTCCCCCATGCCGGAAAGGAGCGTCTGGCCGGTATCCTCGTCCAGATGCACCTTGAGGCTGGGGTCCTCTTCCGCCAGGCGGGCCAAGGCCGGGCCCAAGCGCTCCTGGTCGTCCCGGGTCTCCGGCTCGATGGCCAGGGAGATCACCGGCACATAGGAGCTGATGGGCTCCAGCACGATGGGGTGGCCGGGGGTGCACAGGGTGTCGCCGGTGGTGGTGTGTTTGAGCCCCACCAAGGCCACGATGGCCCCGGCCTGGGCCTCCTCCAGGGGCTCCCGCTTGTTGGCGTGCATGCGCAGGATGCGCCCCACCTTCTCGGTCACCTGCTTCACCGGGTTGTAGACTTCCTGACCCACCTTGAGGGTGCCGCAGTACAGCCGCACATAAGTAAGGCGCTGGCCGCCGAACATCTGGATCTTGAAGGCCAGGGCCGCCAGGGGACCGGAGATCCGGGTGGGCCGGGTCTCCATCTCCCCGGTTTCGGGGTTTTCCCCGGTGATGGCCGGCACCTCCAGGGGATTGGGCAAGAAATCCTTGATGCCGTCCAGGAGGGGCTGGATGCCCTTGTTGCGGAGAGCCGCGCCGGCATAGACCGGCACGCCTTTGAGGGCGATGGTGGCCCGGTGGATGGCGGCCACCACCTCCTCCGGGCTCACCTGGGCCTCGCTTAAGTAGGCCTCCATGAAGGCGTCGTCCACCTCTGCCAGGGCCTCGAGGAGCTCCTCCCGCCGCCGGCGCACCTCTTCTTCATACTCCGGCGGGATGGGCAGCTCCTCATACACCGCGCCCAGGGTCTCCTCCTGCCACTTCCAGGCGGTGAGGCTGAGCAGATGAAAGACCCCCTGGAAGCGGTCCTCCTCTCCCCAGGGGATGGTGATGGGGAGGGGGTGGGCCCCCAGCTTCTCCCGGAGGCTGGCCACACTCATCCAGAAATCCGCCCCGGGGCGGTCCATCTTGTTGATAAAGGCCAGCTTGGGCACCCGGTAACGGTCCGCCTGGTGCCACACCGTTTCGGACTGCGGCTCCACCCCGCTCACCGCGTCGAAGACCCCGATGGCGCCGTCCAGGACCCGGAGGCTGCGCTCTACTTCGATAGTGAAATCCACATGCCCGGGGGTGTCGATGAGGTTGATCATCACCCCCTTCCACTGGCAGGTGGTCACCGCCGCGGTGATGGTGATGCCCCGCTCCTGTTCTTCGGGCATCCAGTCCATGGTGGCGGCGCCGTCGTGCACCTCCCCGATCTTGTGGGTGCGGCCGGTGTAATAGAGGATGCGCTCGGTGAGGGTGGTCTTGCCCGCATCGATGTGCGCGATGATGCCGATATTGCGCAGCTGTTCCAGTCGCACGCCCACGGTAACCTTCCGGGAGGGGCCGGGAGGGCGGCCCGCCTGTGCCTCTGTCAAACCCCATATTTTGTAATGGAATTTCCCGGCGCTTGCAAGGCGGGAATGCGGGAAAGGGACAGGAAAAAGCCTTAATCGGCAGTCCCGGCGCAGGCTGCTGAAGAAAATTGGTTTTCCCTTGTCATTTCGGCGGTTATCCAGGATAAAAAGAAAGGACTTATTCCCTGATAAGGGGTTGGGGGAGAGGGGGCAGGGGTCCGCGACCTCTGCCCCCCTCTCCCAGATGATGGGAGGCGCATGGATGGGTTGACCCTGCTGCAGCAGCTGGTGAACGGCCTCTCCTTGGGGAGCCTGTATGCCCTCATTGCCGTGGGTTACACCATGGTCTATGGCATCCTGCGTCTCATCAACTTCGCCCACGGCGACCTCATCATGGTGGCCGCTTATGTGGCGGTGATGGGGGTGGGGCTCTTTTCCTGGCCCTGGCCCCTGGCCGCCGGGCTGGCCATCCTGGTGACCGGCCTTTTGGGAGTCATCTTGGAGCGGGCCGCCTACCGGCCGCTGCGCCGGGCGCCCCGTATCTCGCTCCTCATCTCCGCCATCGCCGCTTCTTTTCTCTTGGAGAACCTGGTCCTGGTGCTGGCCGGGGGGCGGCCCCGGGCCTTCCCGGCCCCTGCCTGGCTTGCGGGCTCCCTGGAGCTGGGAGGACTCTATCTCCCCCGCCTCAGCCTGGTTATCCCCGCGGTGACCGCCCTCAGTGTCGGGGCCTTGTTTTTTCTGGTTTATGGCACCGCCACCGGCCGGGCCATGCGGGCCATCGCCGCGGACTGGGAGACCGTGAGCCTCATGGGGGTGGATGTGAACCGCATCATCTCCCTCACCTTCCTCACCGGATCCCTCCTCGCTGGGGTGGGAGGAACCCTCTGGGCCCTGAAATACCCCCAGGTCAACCCCTTCCTGGGGATTCTCCCGGGCCTGAAAGCCTTCATCGCCGCGGTGCTGGGGGGCATCGGCAACCTGGCGGGCGCGGTAGCCGGGGGGCTCATCCTGGGCCTCCTGGAGGTCCTCATCGTGGCCGCCTTCCCTACCTGGGCCGGCTACCGGGACGCCGTGGCCTTCGGCCTGCTCATCGTCATTTTGCTGGTCAGGCCCACTGGCCTGTGGGGCGAAAGCCTGGAGGAGGAGAAATTATAGGAGGACAGCCGCGCTCTGGCATGCCCGGGCTGCGCTTGAAGTATCCGTGCTGAAATTTCCCATGACCCGCTCCACCTGGCTCACCCTGGCGTCCTTGGTGCTCCTGGCCGCGTTTCTGGCCGTGGCGGAGCGCTACGGCAACGAATATCAGGTGCGCCTGCTCCACAACACCGCGGTCTTCATCACCCTGGCGGTGAGCTACCATCTCATCAACGGCGTCTGCGGCCAATTGCACCTGGGGCCTAACGCCTTCATCACCCTGGGGGCCTACACCGCCGCCCTCCTCACCCTGACCCCGGCGGAGAAGGCGGCCAATTTCCTCCTCACCCCCCTCATCTGGCCGGTGAGCGAGGTGAGCCTGCCCCTGGCGCCGGCGCTTGTGGCCGGGGGACTGGTGGCCGCCGCCTTCGGCGTGCTCACCGGCTTCCCGGTCTTCCGGGTCAGGGGGGATTACCTGGCCATCGCCACTTTGGGGTTTGGCGAGGTGGTGCGGGTGGTGGCCAACAACCTCCAGGGCCTCACCAACGGGCCTTTGGGCCTCAAGGGCTTGCATCCCCTGGGGAGTCTGGGGTGGTCCTGGGGGGTGGCGGTCATCACGGTCCTAGTGGTCCACCGCCTGAAAAACTCGAGCTTTGGCCGGGCCATGCAGGCCATCCGGGAGGATGAGACCGCGGCCCGGGCCATGGGGGTGGACACCTTCCGCCACCTGATGCTGGCCTATGTGCTCAGCGCCTTCTTTTTCGGGGTGGGAGGAGGGCTCTTGGCGCACCTCATCACCACCATCTCCCCGGGGCTGTTCAGCTTCTTCCTCACCTTCCAGCTCCTCATCATCATCGTGGTGGGGGGCCTGGGCTCCACCACCGGCGCGGTGCTCTCCGCCATCTTTTTCACCCTGGCGGGGGAGTGGCTCCGGGTGGTGGAGGAGCCCCGGCAGCTCTTCGGGCTGATGGTTCCAGGGATTCCGGGTCTGCGCATGGTGATCTTTTCCCTCCTGCTGCTCATGGTCATCCTCTTTTTCCGGCGGGGGCTTCTGGGGCGGCGGGAATTCACCTGGGCGGCGGCCACCGCCTGGCTTACCGGCCGGTTCCGGACCGGGGCAGGTTGAGAGCCGCCATGGCGCTGCTGGAGCTTTGCCAGGTGGGCATGCGCTTCGGGGGGCTTCTGGCCTTGGCAGACCTGAATCTTTCGGTGCCGGAAGGCGGCCTCTATGGCCTCATCGGCCCCAACGGCGCCGGCAAGACCACGGTCTTCAATCTCATCAGCGGCTTTCTGACGCCCACCAGCGGCAGCATCCGCCTCAACGGCACCGAGCTGGTGGGTCTGCCCCCCCACCGCATCACCGCGGTGGGGGTGGCCCGCACCTTCCAGAACATCCGCCTCTTCGGGGAGCTCACGGTGCTGGACCATGTCCTGATAGGCCAGCACCTCCGGGGCCGCGCCCAGTGGTGGCAGGCGGTCCTGGCCCTGCCCGGCGCCCGGCGGGAGGCTAAGGCGCAGGAGCGGCGGGCCTGGGAGCTCCTCACCGAGGTGGGGCTGGCGGAGGTGGCCCACGAGCCCGCGGGCCAGCTCCCTTACGGCCACCAGAGGCGCCTGGAGATCGCCCGCGCCTTGGCCACCGGCCCCCGGCTGCTCCTCCTGGATGAACCGGCCGCCGGCCTCAATCCCCAGGAGACCCGGGAACTCATGAATTTCTTGCAGGACATCCGGCGCCGCTACGGCCTCACCCTGCTCCTCATCGAACACAACCTGCCACTGGTCATGGGCCTGTGCGAGCACCTCACGGTGCTGGACCACGGCCTCACCATCGCCCAGGGGCCGCCGGCGGCGGTGCAACAGGACCCCGCGGTGATCCGGGCCTATATCGGGAAGAGGTAAGGACATGCACTCCCTGGAGGCCCAGGACCTGCACATCCACTACGGCCCCATCCGGGCGGTGGCGGGGGTGAGTTTTACGGTGCCCGCCGGCTCCCTGGTGGCTCTCCTGGGGGCCAACGGCGCGGGCAAAAGCACCATCATCCGGGCCGTGGCCGGGCTCATCCCGGTGGCGGCGGGCCGCATCCTTCTCAGTGGAGAAGAGATCCAGGGCCTGCCGCCCCATGAGATTGTGCGCCGAGGGGTGGCGGTTTGCCCCGAGGGCCGCCGGGTCTTCCGCAACCTGACGGTGCAGGAGAACCTGCTCCTGGGCGGC
The genomic region above belongs to Desulfobaccales bacterium and contains:
- a CDS encoding branched-chain amino acid ABC transporter permease, with product MDGLTLLQQLVNGLSLGSLYALIAVGYTMVYGILRLINFAHGDLIMVAAYVAVMGVGLFSWPWPLAAGLAILVTGLLGVILERAAYRPLRRAPRISLLISAIAASFLLENLVLVLAGGRPRAFPAPAWLAGSLELGGLYLPRLSLVIPAVTALSVGALFFLVYGTATGRAMRAIAADWETVSLMGVDVNRIISLTFLTGSLLAGVGGTLWALKYPQVNPFLGILPGLKAFIAAVLGGIGNLAGAVAGGLILGLLEVLIVAAFPTWAGYRDAVAFGLLIVILLVRPTGLWGESLEEEKL
- the ndk gene encoding nucleoside-diphosphate kinase, whose protein sequence is MAVERTLAIIKPDAVERGLTGEILKRLEVAGLTIVALKRLRLTKEQAQAFYAVHRERAFFDSLTDYMSSGPIVALVAEGENAIQRWRVLMGATDPKEAAAGSIRKDLGLDKEKNAVHGSDSPETAATEIPFFFSALEMN
- a CDS encoding ABC transporter ATP-binding protein, which produces MALLELCQVGMRFGGLLALADLNLSVPEGGLYGLIGPNGAGKTTVFNLISGFLTPTSGSIRLNGTELVGLPPHRITAVGVARTFQNIRLFGELTVLDHVLIGQHLRGRAQWWQAVLALPGARREAKAQERRAWELLTEVGLAEVAHEPAGQLPYGHQRRLEIARALATGPRLLLLDEPAAGLNPQETRELMNFLQDIRRRYGLTLLLIEHNLPLVMGLCEHLTVLDHGLTIAQGPPAAVQQDPAVIRAYIGKR
- the fusA gene encoding elongation factor G → MRLEQLRNIGIIAHIDAGKTTLTERILYYTGRTHKIGEVHDGAATMDWMPEEQERGITITAAVTTCQWKGVMINLIDTPGHVDFTIEVERSLRVLDGAIGVFDAVSGVEPQSETVWHQADRYRVPKLAFINKMDRPGADFWMSVASLREKLGAHPLPITIPWGEEDRFQGVFHLLSLTAWKWQEETLGAVYEELPIPPEYEEEVRRRREELLEALAEVDDAFMEAYLSEAQVSPEEVVAAIHRATIALKGVPVYAGAALRNKGIQPLLDGIKDFLPNPLEVPAITGENPETGEMETRPTRISGPLAALAFKIQMFGGQRLTYVRLYCGTLKVGQEVYNPVKQVTEKVGRILRMHANKREPLEEAQAGAIVALVGLKHTTTGDTLCTPGHPIVLEPISSYVPVISLAIEPETRDDQERLGPALARLAEEDPSLKVHLDEDTGQTLLSGMGELHLEVVQHRLEREFHTRIRAGRPQVVYRETITQAVEETGTFDRELAGKQHFAAVRLSLSPRSRGAGNSFTSFLPEDHPAAPFVPVIEQAVKEALAGGPAFGHPAEDIAVALVDAQVREGQASDMAFRVAAMTAVKQAVAQARPVLLEPIMKVEIIVPEEFTGEVLGDLHARKGKTEQLTAKGPVRIITAKAPLGAMFGYATALRSLTQGRGTFTLQFDHFGTVDK
- a CDS encoding branched-chain amino acid ABC transporter permease — protein: MTRSTWLTLASLVLLAAFLAVAERYGNEYQVRLLHNTAVFITLAVSYHLINGVCGQLHLGPNAFITLGAYTAALLTLTPAEKAANFLLTPLIWPVSEVSLPLAPALVAGGLVAAAFGVLTGFPVFRVRGDYLAIATLGFGEVVRVVANNLQGLTNGPLGLKGLHPLGSLGWSWGVAVITVLVVHRLKNSSFGRAMQAIREDETAARAMGVDTFRHLMLAYVLSAFFFGVGGGLLAHLITTISPGLFSFFLTFQLLIIIVVGGLGSTTGAVLSAIFFTLAGEWLRVVEEPRQLFGLMVPGIPGLRMVIFSLLLLMVILFFRRGLLGRREFTWAAATAWLTGRFRTGAG